DNA from Leptolyngbya iicbica LK:
CAGGGTATGGTTATTCGGATTTGGGTCAAAACTGTGCCAATTCAACAGTGGGTCGTAGCGATGGAACTGCGCCGCCGTCTTAAGAAAGCGTTTGACTTGCAAGGTATTCGTATCGGCATTCCTCAACAACTTTGGATACAAGACAATTGAGGAGTTGCAGCCAATCGCTGATGACATTCAACCGCATCCCTCTTGAAACCTGGGGTTTGGGGATGTTTCCGATTAGCCTGTCAATAGGATTTTGGATGAGTTCCAATTCTCTTGGCCGGACACAAATTTCCTTCTATTCACGGTTAGGGCAAACGGTCGATGGGTTCTTTGCAGATCCGGAAATGCGGGGCCAAGGGGTCGGGCGATCGCGGATGGATCATGCTGTTCAGCTTCGGGACACCCTTGACGTTGAAGTATTTGAGCAGACCGCGATCGCCCGACGGTTTTACGATCGCTACGGGTTTATCCCGGTGGGTCAGTCTTGCCACGACGAAACTGAACAAACGCTCATTCAAATGGAGTGTATCGAACCCGATGCAGTGGCTCAATGAACCGCCCCACTGGCAACAAGACGACGTTGGCATAGCTGCTCCAGAGGAGCGTCGCTTAGCCGTCAAAACGGAGCGTTGCTGGGTGGGAGATGATTTTTAAGGTGATCAGAGAAGACACTTTGAGGATTTAGTCATGCAATGTCCCCGGTGTAATGCCTCTAACCTCTCTATGCATTATTGCGAGATGACGCTTTGAGTTAAGTATGTGACAGCACTACTTAAGTCGCGGCAAACCTCTGTGGGCGAAAACCCTTTGAGATATAAAGCGCTGCGGATACCGCAGGTCAACGCCAGCGTTGGCAAATCAAACGCTTGACCAGCGCTGATATCCGCTTCCGTATCGCCCACCATCCAGCTCTGGCGGGTATCAAATCCGAGGCGGTTTTGCTCTGCGATCGCGGCCTGCAGGTGAGCAATTTTATGCTCTGTCCGATTGGCATAGGCCGTCTCAGCGTCATCCGAGCCGTAGATTTGGCTAACCATCGTAGCCAGGTCATACTGATGCAAAAAATCTAAGACTTGGGATGACTGGCGTAGGGTGACAATCACGATTCTGATGCCGCGATCGCGCAGGTTAGCAAACGCAGCTCGCACCCCTGGCTGCAACTGGTCTTGGTGGAGCAGGGTCGGCTGATTTACTAAAGCGGGAATGCGCTGCAAAAAGTCATCAATTTGGTGACCTGATAGTCCCGACCAGTCCGCAATGGTCGTATCGGGCACCCGATTTTGCTTCATATACCAAAATTGGGCTTTGGTCAGTCGTCTCACAGGCAGCGCCATCTGCCGCCGGGCGTAGTCGGCTTGGGTAGCTTTGAGCGCTAAACAGTAGGTGTGATAGTAGCGATCAGAGACGTCAGCAATCGGCCCGTCGAAATCACAAAATAGAGTACTGCCAGCCGTCAACTTAAGCGACGTCCCCGCAATTGAGGAGAGTGAAGTTGCAGACCGGGACACAACATCCTGCATGGGCCAAACCTTAAGAAAGATTAAAAAACGTTACCGATTTTCTACACTTTAGCAGTCCCATTCTCAAACGAGGGGGATGATTAGCAGGTTTCATATAGGCCAAGCTTATTCCTTATGGGTTAGGAATAAGTTTTAGTGGATTTTACGGAAGCCATGTGGGGACGATCGCCCTCAAAAGACAACTCACGGTTTGAGGGGCTCCGTGACAACTTCTTTAGCAGTTAGCGATCGCGAATATCCTGAGCGAGCCATCATCCACTGACGAAAGGCAATTAATGGGTGGTGATGGAACCTTGATGCGCGATGGCCTCGTAAGCGGCCCGAATCTTATCGGCAATGTCAATTACGGTTTGCGCATCGGGGGGATTTTGGAGCGATCGGAAAATTTGGAGCTCTAACCCTTGCAGCCCTAATTCGGTTTTGCCGGCGAAGCGAGGTTGCAGCACAAAGTGGATGTGGTAAGGCGGTTGGTCAACCCAAGAATTGATATAGATGCGCTCGGCTCCCAATGCCATCTGCATCGCCTGGGTCATTTGCTGCAAAAACGGCCCGAGGGAAGCGGCTTCATTGGGAGAAAGTTCCCAAAAATTTTCGCGGTGGGCACGGGTTTTGATGACGATCGCCCCTGCCCCATGCTTGCCAATGCAGTGATCGGCTAACCACCAAGCGTTTTCAGCAATGATGCCCCCTGGCACCGTACGACTGCCATTCACAATTTGGCAGGCCAAGCAGTTGGCAACGGGGGCAGGAGCAGGGGAGTGAGAATGATGCATCTCAATGAATTGGATGAGAACGGGCACAACTCCGGCATGGAGTATGACGCAATTATCTTACGGGGTGTGTCTGAGAGAGCCGCATTCCGCACAAGGACTGTTACAAAGCGCAGCCATGGAAGTCAAATCTATGCCCCACAAAATAGCGGCGGCATACTGCTTGAAGTCTGCACCAAAGGGCGACGACCAAGGAGCGACACGGCATCAAGAGACAACAGCGGCATAGCTGTTTTCAGGGCTTAATCTCAATCCAGAGATCGCACAAGTCAGCCGCCATTCGGGGCAGAAGCATTGGGGAGCACCCACCGCGCCACCGGACTCAGCGGGCGAGACGACCCTCTCGGTACTCAGGCACGCGCTTTAGCCGAAACCTTTGCCGCGATCGCTAGAGGGTAAACAGAGACAGTTATTCAGCTGTTCTCGCAGCGCCGCGTGATCGAGATTTTGGCCAATGAGCACGAGTTGGTTTTTGGGCTCACCCTTCCACTGATCATCATCCAGGGAAAAGCGCTTGCCGCTGAGGTGGAAGATATGCCGCTTGGGGCTTTCGTCAAACCAGAGAATGCCTTTGGCCCGGAAAATATTCTCCGGCAGCTGATTGTCGAGGAAGTGCTGGAACTTACGGATGGCAAAGGGGCGATCGCTCTCAAAAGAAATCGAGGTAAACCCATCGATCGCTAAGTGATCGGAGTGGTAATGGTGATGCTCATGGTCATGATCGTGGTCATGCTCACAGTGACCATGATCGTGGTCGCAGTTGCTGTGGTCATGGTGATCATGCCCGTGGTGGTCGTGATCATGATGCTCGTGATCGTGGTCGTGTTCAGGGTCATGATCTTGACCAAAATACTGGTCAGATTCGAACAGACCGACACTCAAAATCAGTGGCAGCGGCACTTCGGAGCGAGTGGTCCGAATGATGCGAGCCCCTTCTTTGACGTCACGGATTTTGACTTCGAGCAAATCAAGGTCGGCTTCATCCACGAGATCTGCCTTATTCAGCAGCAAAATGTCCCCGTAGGCGATTTGGTTGTATGCGGCTTGGCTATTGAACAAATCCAAGCTGTAATTCTCAGCATCGACGACGGTAATGATGGAATCGAGCCGCGTGAGATCCCGCAATTCCGTCCCTAAAAAGGTCAGGGCGATGGGCAACGGATCGGCGAGCCCGGTGGTTTCAACCACGAGGTAATCAATTTTATCTTGCCGTTCGAGCACTTTGTACACGGCATCCATCAGGTCGTTGTTGATGGTGCAGCAAATGCAGCCGTTGCTGAGCTCGACCATGGTGTCGTCGCTGTCTTCGGTGGTGATTAGCAAGTCATTATCAATACCGATTTCGCCAAATTCGTTCACCAGTACGGCGGTCTTCAGCCCTGCTTGGTTGCTCAAAATGTGGTTGAGCAGGGTAGTTTTGCCACTGCCCAAAAAGCCAGTGATGATGGTGACGGGCATGCCATGCTTGGCTTCTTCCATACCCGCAGCTGGGTTAGACGTAACGACTGAAGTCATAAGCTACTGCCAGAATTCGCGACATCTTCCATCATAATGTCGATTTTGTCAGGCGATCGCGATCGCATTCTCTAGGCGATGAATTGAACCCATCAGCACCGCACCTGACCAATGGAAGCAATGTGTAGCTTCTATTACAGTTCTCATGGTGCGGCGTTAGCATCAAAACACAGAGCCATGTGCCCGCGATCGCGGCAAGTGCAGGTAAAGCGTTTGCCACTTCTGTCCACTAGACGCAGGCGGAGTTGGGGCCGATTAAATCGTTGAGTAAAAGGTGAAAGTGCAGTTAGCAGGAAACTCTCAGTCCTTTCATGCCGCATCTGGGGAGCATCTGGCAACCCATTTTCAGACCAACCTGGAAACGGGGCTGACGGCGGAGGACGTGGCCAACCGCTACGAAACCTATGGGCGGAACGAATTGTCAGTCAAACCGGGCAAGCCTGCCTGGCTCAGGTTTTTGCTGCAGTTTAACCAGCCGCTGCTTTACATATTATTGCTGGCGGGGGCGGTCAAAGCCTTTCTCGGCTCTTGGACGAATGCGGCAGTGATTTGGGGCGTCACGGTGATCAACGCCATCATCGGCTACGTGCAGGAGGCCAAAGCTGAAGGCGCGATCGCGTCTCTCGCCAAAGCCGTCACCACCGAAACCACGGTGCTGCGAGGGGGGCAGATGCTGCGGGTGCAATCTCAGGATTTGGTGCCGGGGGATCTGGTGCTACTGGCGTCGGGGGATAAAGTGCCCGCCGATTTGCGGCTGCTGAAGTCGCGCAATCTGCAAGTGGATGAATCGGCGCTGACGGGGGAATCTGTGCCCGTGGAGAAGGCGATCGCGCCACTCCCCATCGATACGCCCCTGGCAGAACGAGTCAACATGGCCTACGCGGGCAGCTTTGTCACCTTTGGGCAAGGCACTGGACTGGTGGTCGCCACCGCCGGAGCCACCGAGGTGGGGCAAATCTCCCAATCGATGGAGCAGCGGGTTAACTTGGCGACGCCGCTGACCCGCAAGTTCGCCGCCTTTAGCCGCACTCTGCTCTACTGCATCCTAACCCTGGCGACACTTACCTTTGCCATTGGGCTCGGTCAAGGTGAATCGTGGGAATACATGTTTGAAGCGGCGGTGGCGCTAGCGGTCAGTGCGATTCCTGAGGGGTTGCCTGCGGTGGTGACGATTACGCTGGCGATCGGGGTCAACCGCATGGCTCGCCGCAACGCCATCATTCGCAAACTGCCAGCGGTCGAAGCGCTGGGCAGCGCCACGATCATTTGCTCTGACAAAACCGGCACCCTCACCGAAAACCAAATGACCGTGCAGGCCATTTATGCCGGCGTGCAAACCTACCGGGTCAGCGGCAGCGGCTACAGTCCCAAAGGCGCGATCGACCTGGGAGATGACCTCCCAGAAACGGTGGAGACACTGGCGGATCATCTGCCAGATCCCTTACGGGAATGTCTGGTGGCGGGGGTGTTGTGTAACGATAGCCAGCTCAAACAATCGGGTGACTATTGGACTGTGGTAGGCGATCCGACCGAAGGAGCCCTGCTGGCCGCCGCCGCTAAAGCCGATTTGCATCAGACCAGCATGGCGAATTTGATGCCTCGGCTCGACTCGATTCCCTTTGAGTCGGAATATCAGTACATGGCAACGCTGCATGACGCTTGTCCCCGTGTGGTGTATGTGAAAGGCTCGGTGGAGTCAATCCTGCAACGCTGTGCCCAGGCCATGACGGCGTCGGGGCAATTGATGCCGCTCGATCAATCAGCGGTGGAGCAAGCAGTCGCCACGATGACCGCAAAAGGACTGCGGGTGCTGGCTTTTGCCCGCAAAACCGTGGCGGATCATCACCACACCCTCGATCACGATGATATCCAGTCGGACTTGGTCTTCCTGGGCTTGCAGGGCATGATTGACCCGCCGCGCCCTGAGGCGATCGCCGCCGTTCACGCCTGCCAGTCGGCGGGCATTCAGGTGAAGATGATCACCGGCGACCACATTGCGACGGCAAGAGCGATCGCCCACCGCATGGGCATTCAACAATCTGAACAGGTGGTGGCCTTTGAAGGGAAGCAGCTCGTGGCGATGGATGATGCGCAACTGGCTCAAGCCGTCACCGAGGGCGATGTGTTTGCCCGCGTGGCTCCGGCCCAGAAACTGCGATTGGTGGAAACCCTCGAACGCAAAGGCAATATCGTGGCCATGACGGGTGACGGGGTGAATGACGCCCCCGCGCTGAAACAAGCGGATATTGGCATCGCCATGGGCAAAAATGGCACGGAAGTGGCCCGCGAAGCAGCGGACATGCTGCTCACCGACGACAACTTTGCCTCCATCGAAGCGGCGGTGGAAGAGGGCCGCACCGTTTATCAAAATTTGCGCAAAGCGATCGCGTTCCTGCTGCCCGTCAACGGTGGGGAATCGATGACCATCCTGATCAGTGCTTTGCTGGCAAGGGATTTGCCGATTCTCTCCTTGCAGGTGCTGTGGTTGAACATGATCAATTCCCTCACAATGACGGTACCTTTGGCGTTTGAGCCCAAGTCCGCTGGCTTGATGCAACAACCGCCCCGCAATCCCAGCGAATCCTTGCTCACCGGAAAACTGCTGAGAAGAATTCTGGCGGTTTCCCTCTTCAACTGGGTGCTGATTTTTGGCATTTTCGAATGGGCCAAAACCACGACGGGCGATTTGGCTGTCGCCCGCACGATGGCCATTCAAGCGCTCGTGGCGGCCCGCATCATTTACCTGCTCAGCATCAGTCAGTTGGGACTGAGCCTGTGGCGGTTCCTCCGTCGCCGGTCGACCACCATTCCCAAAGCGCCGATTTTGCTGGCCGGCATTTTTGGGGCCGTCGCCTTACAGGTGGCTTTTAGCCAGTGGGGACTGATAAATACGCTGTTTGCCACCGCGCCGTTGACCTGGCAGCAATGGCTGATTTGTCTGTTGCCGATGCTGCCCATGTTGCCTTTTGCCATATTGGTGAACTGGCTTGACCCTCGGTAAGCAAACGCTCAGCCGCGACTCCCGGCCCGCTGTTGAGGGGAGTGATCACGGGTGAATTACGTTACCCAATGCCCGCTCTGAGCCCGCATCCATTGACGGTTGGCAGTCTGCCAAGTGCATCACGTTCCCGTAAATGACCAGGAATTCGCATTTGCCCATGTCATGTTGCGAAAGCTGGCATATCATTAGCGCCATTGGCGTAGTTGCAGGTTGGCTAGCTGAGTGGAGGAGATGAACGATGAAATTGTCCCAACTGACCATAGCTTTGCTGGGAACCGCCGCACTGGTGACGGCTGTTCCAGCGTATAGTCCGGCCCAAGAAGCGACGACGCCCGAGGCGACAGTCCCCGAAGCCACCGGGCCATCGGCGATTGACCTTTATAACCAGGGTATTGAGCAATTTGAAGCGGAGGAATACGCCGCGGCGATTGTCTCCTTTACCGAAGCCATTCAAATCAACCCCAGCTTT
Protein-coding regions in this window:
- a CDS encoding GNAT family N-acetyltransferase, encoding MSSNSLGRTQISFYSRLGQTVDGFFADPEMRGQGVGRSRMDHAVQLRDTLDVEVFEQTAIARRFYDRYGFIPVGQSCHDETEQTLIQMECIEPDAVAQ
- a CDS encoding HAD family hydrolase gives rise to the protein MQDVVSRSATSLSSIAGTSLKLTAGSTLFCDFDGPIADVSDRYYHTYCLALKATQADYARRQMALPVRRLTKAQFWYMKQNRVPDTTIADWSGLSGHQIDDFLQRIPALVNQPTLLHQDQLQPGVRAAFANLRDRGIRIVIVTLRQSSQVLDFLHQYDLATMVSQIYGSDDAETAYANRTEHKIAHLQAAIAEQNRLGFDTRQSWMVGDTEADISAGQAFDLPTLALTCGIRSALYLKGFSPTEVCRDLSSAVTYLTQSVISQ
- a CDS encoding HIT family protein, which translates into the protein MHHSHSPAPAPVANCLACQIVNGSRTVPGGIIAENAWWLADHCIGKHGAGAIVIKTRAHRENFWELSPNEAASLGPFLQQMTQAMQMALGAERIYINSWVDQPPYHIHFVLQPRFAGKTELGLQGLELQIFRSLQNPPDAQTVIDIADKIRAAYEAIAHQGSITTH
- a CDS encoding CobW family GTP-binding protein; this translates as MTSVVTSNPAAGMEEAKHGMPVTIITGFLGSGKTTLLNHILSNQAGLKTAVLVNEFGEIGIDNDLLITTEDSDDTMVELSNGCICCTINNDLMDAVYKVLERQDKIDYLVVETTGLADPLPIALTFLGTELRDLTRLDSIITVVDAENYSLDLFNSQAAYNQIAYGDILLLNKADLVDEADLDLLEVKIRDVKEGARIIRTTRSEVPLPLILSVGLFESDQYFGQDHDPEHDHDHEHHDHDHHGHDHHDHSNCDHDHGHCEHDHDHDHEHHHYHSDHLAIDGFTSISFESDRPFAIRKFQHFLDNQLPENIFRAKGILWFDESPKRHIFHLSGKRFSLDDDQWKGEPKNQLVLIGQNLDHAALREQLNNCLCLPSSDRGKGFG
- a CDS encoding cation-transporting P-type ATPase, producing the protein MQLAGNSQSFHAASGEHLATHFQTNLETGLTAEDVANRYETYGRNELSVKPGKPAWLRFLLQFNQPLLYILLLAGAVKAFLGSWTNAAVIWGVTVINAIIGYVQEAKAEGAIASLAKAVTTETTVLRGGQMLRVQSQDLVPGDLVLLASGDKVPADLRLLKSRNLQVDESALTGESVPVEKAIAPLPIDTPLAERVNMAYAGSFVTFGQGTGLVVATAGATEVGQISQSMEQRVNLATPLTRKFAAFSRTLLYCILTLATLTFAIGLGQGESWEYMFEAAVALAVSAIPEGLPAVVTITLAIGVNRMARRNAIIRKLPAVEALGSATIICSDKTGTLTENQMTVQAIYAGVQTYRVSGSGYSPKGAIDLGDDLPETVETLADHLPDPLRECLVAGVLCNDSQLKQSGDYWTVVGDPTEGALLAAAAKADLHQTSMANLMPRLDSIPFESEYQYMATLHDACPRVVYVKGSVESILQRCAQAMTASGQLMPLDQSAVEQAVATMTAKGLRVLAFARKTVADHHHTLDHDDIQSDLVFLGLQGMIDPPRPEAIAAVHACQSAGIQVKMITGDHIATARAIAHRMGIQQSEQVVAFEGKQLVAMDDAQLAQAVTEGDVFARVAPAQKLRLVETLERKGNIVAMTGDGVNDAPALKQADIGIAMGKNGTEVAREAADMLLTDDNFASIEAAVEEGRTVYQNLRKAIAFLLPVNGGESMTILISALLARDLPILSLQVLWLNMINSLTMTVPLAFEPKSAGLMQQPPRNPSESLLTGKLLRRILAVSLFNWVLIFGIFEWAKTTTGDLAVARTMAIQALVAARIIYLLSISQLGLSLWRFLRRRSTTIPKAPILLAGIFGAVALQVAFSQWGLINTLFATAPLTWQQWLICLLPMLPMLPFAILVNWLDPR